A window of the Bacteriovorax sp. PP10 genome harbors these coding sequences:
- the fliD gene encoding flagellar filament capping protein FliD: MAISFGSINTGLPKDIVKQIISAEQIPIQNMEKQKGKITDKKGLVDQLVKLVEDVRGNLTMNASARSLRELKVDTNTDMVGVAVDKNRAVPGSYQLEVVSLAQKSSAMSTGFEDKDESYIGVGFIQYTLPNGDTKDIYVDSDNASLASVAKLINKDSALGITANVINDGSGSDTPWRLILSLNKTGDEAAVDFPHFYFVDGDQDFQLEFQREAHDAKIKLDGFEIETPENKAADLIPGVTLDLKKAKEGEEFTLKISEDTAAVGAKVTDLVAKINGVLGFIKQQNTMDEKTDTSRTLGGDIMLQSLEGRIHSAVFKDVLTDKGYMRAGDIGMSFNRQGMMEFDEKKFQSRLDADYNNVAQVLTGTFTPEGGKTEGFMDNLSGMVNMALRVPDGLVQSRKKTLTSNIEQIDRRIAQKTKYIEEKEKSLKDKFARLEGTISKIRSSGAGLQGMSDPVQQLG; encoded by the coding sequence TTGGCCATATCGTTCGGTTCCATCAATACAGGTCTTCCAAAAGATATTGTTAAGCAGATTATTTCTGCTGAGCAAATTCCTATCCAGAACATGGAAAAGCAAAAAGGAAAGATCACAGACAAGAAAGGTCTGGTCGATCAGCTGGTAAAGCTGGTTGAAGACGTGCGTGGGAATTTAACCATGAACGCCAGCGCTCGCTCTTTACGTGAATTAAAAGTAGATACCAACACTGACATGGTTGGTGTGGCCGTTGATAAAAACAGGGCCGTACCGGGATCATATCAACTTGAAGTTGTCTCTCTTGCTCAAAAGTCTTCTGCGATGTCGACGGGTTTTGAAGATAAAGATGAAAGTTATATTGGGGTAGGGTTTATTCAGTACACACTTCCCAATGGTGATACAAAAGATATTTATGTTGATTCAGATAATGCTTCACTAGCGAGTGTGGCCAAGCTGATTAACAAAGACTCTGCTTTAGGAATCACGGCCAACGTTATTAACGACGGTAGTGGATCTGATACGCCATGGAGACTTATTTTAAGTTTAAACAAAACTGGTGATGAAGCAGCTGTTGATTTTCCACATTTCTATTTTGTTGATGGAGACCAGGACTTCCAGCTTGAATTCCAACGAGAAGCTCACGATGCAAAAATTAAGCTCGATGGATTTGAAATTGAAACTCCGGAAAATAAAGCGGCTGATTTAATCCCGGGTGTAACTCTGGATTTGAAGAAAGCAAAGGAAGGCGAAGAATTCACACTTAAAATTTCCGAAGATACTGCGGCCGTTGGTGCGAAAGTGACTGACTTAGTTGCAAAAATTAACGGTGTTTTAGGATTTATCAAACAACAAAACACAATGGATGAAAAGACAGATACTTCACGCACACTGGGTGGAGATATTATGCTTCAGTCATTGGAAGGTCGTATTCACTCTGCCGTTTTTAAAGATGTATTAACTGACAAAGGTTATATGCGTGCCGGTGATATCGGAATGAGTTTTAACCGTCAGGGTATGATGGAATTTGATGAAAAGAAATTCCAATCGAGACTGGATGCTGACTATAACAACGTTGCACAGGTTCTTACCGGAACATTCACTCCTGAAGGCGGAAAGACTGAAGGATTCATGGATAACTTAAGTGGCATGGTGAACATGGCCCTAAGAGTACCCGATGGACTTGTCCAAAGTAGAAAGAAAACACTGACAAGTAACATTGAGCAAATCGACAGAAGGATTGCTCAAAAAACGAAATACATCGAAGAAAAAGAAAAAAGTTTAAAAGATAAATTCGCAAGGCTTGAAGGAACGATTTCAAAGATCAGATCTTCAGGAGCAGGACTTCAGGGAATGAGTGATCCTGTACAACAACTAGGATAA
- the fliS gene encoding flagellar export chaperone FliS — MSYGYGAYKKTAVSTASKEQILLMLYQAAIKNCKKAIEAIEAKQIAQKGEYIGKLQDIVIELNNSLDFEVGGDIAKELSSLYDYMLFASTQANIKIDAEPLQGCLNVLNTLYEGWSEAIKSLKAAPAAAPEEVKK; from the coding sequence ATGAGTTATGGTTATGGTGCGTATAAAAAAACAGCAGTAAGCACTGCCAGCAAAGAACAAATCCTTTTGATGTTGTATCAAGCTGCTATTAAAAATTGTAAAAAAGCGATTGAGGCCATTGAAGCAAAACAAATTGCTCAAAAGGGTGAATACATCGGGAAACTTCAGGACATCGTTATTGAATTAAATAACAGCCTGGACTTCGAAGTTGGTGGCGATATCGCGAAAGAATTATCTTCGCTTTACGACTACATGTTGTTTGCTTCTACACAGGCAAATATCAAGATCGATGCTGAACCTCTTCAAGGATGTCTTAACGTTCTTAACACTCTTTACGAAGGTTGGAGTGAGGCGATTAAGAGTTTAAAAGCGGCACCAGCTGCTGCTCCAGAAGAAGTTAAAAAGTAA
- a CDS encoding glycosyltransferase family 9 protein yields the protein MKKILIINLRRLGDVFSTAHLINSLTANGENQVSLLTYKESSKASNILKNVSNVYEIDRKELITLKTNKLFSDGFAFEQLFNQISAVKTQEWDQIINYSNDVVGAYLSSYLKESCKQVIGVHYNAQRNVIMQNEWELLFNDVLPVVKYAPIHFVDCYHKMAGATLVKDGEKLNTNAKYNEMAFNNINAVRKQHSTNECKAIGIQLKTADASKDIPEETLHELIDLIRSHEELIPFLLIAPNEDERRLAESFNNAHENELVVVEADLQAMASVLMNMDMLITPCTAIKHIADLTETPVLEVSLGHAPFLKQGTYSKDSLILTDVISNREFTKENATSGTAITALDIMSCMLYALTRSKSIKPRLSTNVTLYQSSFDQMGIRYTPVAGTVNTKIEIHRLMSRQLISTWFEQNPDMHIYQDVCNLDLNAATEWTNSEKTVVTSVMKDILGTLRSLLQSAENKKSSKDFVMNLGKLISHIDSESLVQIPVSMFKSKIEAINVKSFEENSKEVEMLLYELKSDMQKILQCLQELEVQINSSKMDDMITRNLESTKL from the coding sequence ATGAAGAAGATATTAATCATCAACCTTAGAAGACTAGGCGATGTATTTTCGACTGCTCACTTAATTAACTCGCTTACAGCTAATGGTGAAAACCAGGTTTCACTTTTAACTTATAAAGAAAGTTCAAAAGCTTCAAACATCTTAAAAAATGTCAGCAATGTTTATGAAATTGACCGCAAAGAACTTATTACACTTAAAACAAATAAGCTTTTTTCTGATGGATTTGCTTTCGAGCAACTATTCAATCAAATTAGCGCAGTTAAGACTCAAGAATGGGATCAGATCATCAACTACTCAAACGATGTAGTTGGAGCTTATCTTTCTTCTTACTTAAAAGAGTCTTGTAAACAAGTGATCGGTGTTCATTACAACGCTCAAAGAAATGTTATTATGCAAAACGAATGGGAACTTCTATTTAACGATGTTCTTCCTGTCGTAAAATACGCTCCTATTCACTTCGTTGACTGCTACCATAAAATGGCCGGCGCAACTCTAGTGAAAGATGGTGAAAAATTAAATACAAATGCTAAATACAATGAAATGGCATTTAACAATATTAATGCTGTTAGAAAACAACACAGCACTAATGAATGTAAAGCGATTGGTATTCAGCTAAAAACTGCTGATGCTTCTAAGGATATCCCGGAAGAAACGCTTCACGAGCTTATTGATTTAATCAGAAGCCATGAAGAACTGATCCCATTTCTTCTAATTGCTCCTAATGAAGACGAAAGAAGATTAGCTGAGAGTTTTAACAATGCTCATGAAAATGAACTGGTTGTTGTAGAAGCTGACCTTCAGGCCATGGCCTCAGTTCTTATGAACATGGATATGTTAATCACTCCATGCACGGCCATTAAGCACATCGCTGACCTGACTGAAACTCCAGTGCTGGAAGTTTCTCTGGGGCACGCTCCTTTCTTAAAACAAGGGACATACTCAAAAGATTCACTGATTTTAACTGACGTAATTTCAAACCGTGAGTTCACAAAAGAAAATGCAACTTCCGGGACTGCTATTACTGCTCTGGATATCATGAGCTGCATGCTTTATGCTCTGACTCGCTCTAAGTCGATTAAACCTCGCCTTTCAACTAATGTAACTTTATACCAATCATCTTTTGATCAAATGGGTATCAGGTACACGCCAGTAGCGGGAACAGTTAATACAAAAATTGAAATTCACCGTTTAATGTCGAGACAATTAATCAGTACATGGTTTGAACAAAACCCAGATATGCATATCTACCAGGATGTTTGTAATCTTGATTTAAATGCAGCGACTGAATGGACGAACTCTGAAAAGACCGTTGTAACAAGTGTCATGAAGGACATTTTAGGAACACTGAGATCTCTTCTTCAAAGTGCAGAAAACAAAAAAAGCTCAAAAGATTTCGTTATGAATCTTGGGAAGCTGATCTCGCATATCGACAGTGAATCCCTGGTGCAAATCCCGGTTTCAATGTTCAAGAGCAAAATCGAAGCAATTAACGTAAAGAGTTTTGAAGAAAATTCAAAAGAAGTGGAAATGCTTCTTTATGAATTGAAATCAGATATGCAAAAGATTCTTCAGTGCCTTCAAGAACTTGAGGTGCAGATTAATTCAAGCAAAATGGACGACATGATTACGAGAAATCTGGAATCCACTAAGCTTTAG
- a CDS encoding glycosyltransferase family 9 protein: MKANSATNSGQPTIALLQLTRLGDLIQTVQAVQNFKNAHPNYRMVLIARSQFAKPLSFALNKHFDAVYTLDTQSIFQDHETAGLSKSINGINSFLNEIKTEKIDALINLSFSKSSSYLTSLIPAVHKIGSFHDFNNKVQMNDKWSQILYSTVMRGALNPFSLVDLFKNIIGIKHTEPTHATPANLSARQNLIVVHPFASSDRKAWKAEKWVEVIYKTLKDNDKCTITIVGAKNEMLKSHVITENPLLKQYSARLLNVTGKTSIEELSKVISQAKLFVGHDSMVGHLAALNSTPTLTISLGNVRPHETTPYQMNAYNLAPRTKCFPCFPSDSCAYTQCHHDIPYQLVSNIIKQLMTGTPIDADWIKNANSSFHLSSVNFYRSRFHNGQMTLDSLIGDQQDVADIFRTLYRVTWSFVMNNVEENFPFPKLTPSSHRDLLDAMTGLQHLFELSEFGQKYSRYILEEISSSTPSISKIKEYSKKIDEIDHLQAMVQKTSPYLAPIIDYFTVRKGNLFGENIVKLTESSYYCFEENAQLTSVMYELIQNTIAEYKITGSKINSRSDLNK; this comes from the coding sequence ATGAAAGCAAATAGTGCAACCAACTCAGGCCAACCTACGATCGCCCTGCTTCAACTGACTCGTCTTGGAGACTTAATCCAGACAGTTCAAGCTGTGCAGAACTTTAAAAATGCTCACCCAAACTACCGCATGGTTTTGATTGCCAGGTCACAGTTCGCAAAACCTTTGAGTTTTGCACTAAATAAACATTTCGATGCTGTTTACACACTTGATACTCAATCTATTTTTCAAGATCACGAAACAGCGGGATTATCTAAATCTATCAATGGAATCAACTCATTTTTAAACGAAATTAAAACTGAAAAGATCGATGCTTTAATCAATCTTTCTTTTTCTAAATCATCATCATATTTAACTTCATTAATTCCAGCTGTGCATAAGATTGGATCTTTCCACGACTTTAATAATAAAGTTCAAATGAACGATAAGTGGTCTCAAATTTTATACTCAACAGTTATGCGTGGGGCCCTTAATCCATTCTCACTGGTTGATCTATTTAAGAACATTATCGGGATTAAACATACTGAACCAACTCACGCAACTCCAGCGAACTTAAGCGCACGTCAAAACCTAATTGTTGTTCATCCATTTGCTTCTAGTGATAGAAAAGCATGGAAAGCTGAAAAATGGGTTGAAGTTATTTACAAAACTCTAAAAGACAACGACAAGTGCACAATCACTATCGTTGGTGCAAAAAATGAGATGTTAAAATCTCATGTGATCACTGAAAATCCTTTATTGAAGCAGTATTCTGCCAGACTATTAAACGTCACTGGGAAAACTTCAATTGAAGAGCTTTCAAAAGTTATTTCTCAAGCTAAACTTTTTGTTGGACACGATTCAATGGTTGGTCACCTGGCCGCTTTAAACAGCACGCCAACACTGACAATTTCATTGGGGAACGTAAGACCTCACGAAACGACTCCTTACCAAATGAACGCTTATAATCTTGCTCCAAGAACAAAATGTTTTCCATGTTTCCCATCGGACTCATGTGCTTACACTCAATGTCACCACGATATTCCATACCAACTGGTAAGCAATATCATTAAGCAATTAATGACTGGAACACCAATTGATGCTGACTGGATTAAAAACGCAAACTCAAGTTTCCACTTAAGTTCAGTTAACTTCTATCGCTCTCGCTTCCACAATGGTCAGATGACTCTTGATAGCTTAATAGGCGATCAACAAGACGTGGCCGACATCTTCAGAACTCTTTACAGAGTGACGTGGTCATTTGTTATGAACAACGTTGAAGAAAACTTCCCATTTCCTAAATTAACTCCATCATCTCACCGCGATCTTCTGGATGCGATGACAGGACTTCAGCATTTATTTGAACTTTCAGAGTTTGGACAAAAATATTCACGCTATATTCTTGAAGAGATTTCTTCATCAACTCCTAGTATTTCTAAAATTAAAGAATACTCAAAAAAGATTGATGAGATTGACCACCTTCAAGCGATGGTGCAAAAAACATCTCCATACCTGGCACCAATTATTGACTATTTCACTGTGAGAAAAGGAAATCTTTTCGGAGAAAATATCGTAAAGCTGACTGAAAGCTCTTACTACTGTTTCGAGGAAAACGCTCAGCTAACAAGTGTGATGTATGAATTAATTCAAAACACTATTGCTGAATACAAAATCACAGGAAGCAAGATTAACTCTCGTTCTGATTTAAACAAGTAG
- a CDS encoding sensor histidine kinase translates to MEDQGFTRIKEIKKLLSSNSFELNNFEYKAKPIKAFKSIFEKKVLISFKINKQTELEQKYLHKEELRSLLSSISEIKELPAAILKLPALSSFETCHVLVHEKGKPVGQNYLAVHGENEETKLIAVQNFNSLFNLVKKSKNKIFSQSLTLKDDLSVVGNFLAKEIDLKNYSVIYLMSRNSFLPPSSEEQDEFQALSAFLHPLLLKILDKEKNDLKKEVLRQSLENFPEKISIKKNNQIVFTNKTDVTSDENSNLMIFPLEAEDNSTTMELSNFSKDKISTELYHSQRVSLLGELLNTLQHELSNPLFGLTLTSSILEDETTNEETASILNEISQNANRSQTIIKNFSNLYNDQQEFKKINLYRFIDEVMTLTKSETKEIAKSIQSIGFDPNDPADDLEITTNPTCLTQIIFNLVINAAQAIKEHGTDFRKNSIVVRLTKMESSVEISVIDDGPGVKLEDVPIIFQPFFTTKDSGTGLGLSICQNLAHQLGSKIDFKNNSPLLGATFSINLPV, encoded by the coding sequence GTGGAAGATCAAGGTTTTACCAGAATTAAAGAAATTAAAAAATTATTAAGTTCGAATTCGTTCGAGCTTAATAATTTTGAATATAAGGCCAAGCCAATTAAGGCCTTCAAAAGCATTTTTGAAAAGAAAGTCCTCATCTCATTTAAAATCAACAAACAGACAGAGCTGGAACAAAAGTATCTTCATAAAGAAGAACTGCGATCGCTCTTGTCTTCTATTTCAGAAATTAAAGAGCTCCCTGCGGCCATTTTAAAACTGCCGGCACTAAGCTCATTTGAAACCTGCCATGTGTTGGTTCATGAGAAGGGAAAACCTGTGGGGCAGAACTATCTGGCCGTTCATGGCGAAAATGAAGAAACTAAACTCATTGCTGTTCAGAATTTCAATTCGCTGTTTAATCTGGTTAAAAAAAGTAAAAATAAAATCTTCAGTCAGTCACTGACGCTAAAAGATGATTTATCGGTAGTAGGGAATTTCCTCGCAAAAGAAATTGACCTGAAAAACTATTCGGTAATCTATCTTATGTCCCGCAATTCTTTTTTACCTCCAAGCTCCGAAGAACAAGACGAATTTCAGGCGCTGTCAGCTTTTTTACATCCTCTGTTACTTAAGATTTTGGATAAAGAAAAAAATGATCTAAAAAAAGAAGTTCTAAGACAGTCATTGGAAAATTTTCCCGAAAAAATTTCCATTAAAAAAAACAATCAAATTGTTTTCACTAATAAAACGGATGTCACTTCTGATGAAAACTCCAACTTGATGATTTTCCCATTAGAAGCTGAAGACAATAGCACGACTATGGAGCTTTCAAATTTCAGTAAAGATAAAATCTCAACTGAACTTTATCACTCTCAACGTGTTTCTCTTTTAGGTGAACTTCTAAATACCCTTCAGCATGAACTATCTAATCCTCTTTTTGGATTGACCTTAACCAGTTCAATTTTAGAAGATGAGACAACAAACGAAGAGACAGCAAGTATCCTGAATGAAATTTCTCAAAACGCTAACCGCTCTCAGACTATTATTAAAAACTTCTCGAATCTTTATAACGACCAACAAGAATTTAAGAAAATTAATCTCTACCGCTTTATTGACGAGGTCATGACCCTGACAAAAAGCGAGACCAAAGAGATTGCTAAATCAATTCAATCTATTGGTTTTGACCCCAATGATCCGGCAGATGACTTAGAAATTACCACCAATCCGACTTGCTTAACGCAAATCATCTTTAATTTGGTCATTAATGCGGCCCAGGCGATTAAAGAGCATGGGACTGACTTTAGAAAAAATAGCATCGTAGTTAGGCTCACAAAAATGGAGTCCTCAGTTGAGATTTCGGTCATCGACGACGGGCCAGGCGTTAAATTAGAAGACGTTCCCATCATTTTCCAGCCTTTTTTCACGACCAAAGATTCCGGAACAGGCCTTGGGCTTTCCATCTGTCAAAACCTTGCCCATCAACTTGGCAGCAAAATCGATTTTAAAAACAATTCCCCTTTATTAGGTGCAACTTTCTCGATAAACTTACCTGTCTAG
- a CDS encoding response regulator, with translation MLKRILLIEDEPLIQKSLKKLLEKRGVSVTVESRGREAIGLILNQEFDRIICDLMLQDISGFDVIEEAKGRFTMAEISKLFIIITAYSSPHVIEKATQYGCLLLSKPFENIDEALNIFLSSGGTSGPA, from the coding sequence ATGTTGAAGAGAATTTTACTCATCGAAGATGAACCGCTTATTCAAAAGTCGCTTAAGAAGCTTTTGGAAAAGCGCGGGGTCAGCGTTACTGTTGAAAGTCGCGGTCGCGAAGCGATTGGCCTCATCCTCAATCAAGAGTTTGATCGTATTATTTGCGATCTTATGCTTCAGGATATTTCCGGATTTGACGTTATCGAAGAGGCCAAAGGTCGCTTTACGATGGCCGAAATCAGCAAACTATTTATTATCATCACTGCTTACAGCTCACCTCATGTTATCGAAAAGGCCACTCAGTATGGGTGCCTGCTTTTATCTAAGCCATTCGAAAACATCGACGAAGCTCTAAACATCTTTTTATCTTCAGGAGGCACGAGTGGCCCAGCTTAA
- a CDS encoding NAD(+)/NADH kinase yields MAQLKNITIVLKPKVTAEFESILPNLASWLHRRKKTVIFLSKEKERLTKIFKGNLNNLSFVEEKDLHNDTDLIITMGGDGTLIGVSRNVKKNSPPIFGVNMGNLGFITEFSKVEFFDQLENTIKGTYKLTSLPLYQVEVTKKNKVSFKGTFLNDLVINNNQISRMLTLSVESEGEHIYNLSGDGLIISSPIGSTAYSLAAGGPIISPSVNAITLTPICAHSLTHRPLVIPDNTSVSIKAAKPDEMIKLTLDGQEAVVVTSQDTIKISKRKTLHVKLIKNPERTYFRTLKEKFTHGMRDTK; encoded by the coding sequence GTGGCCCAGCTTAAGAATATTACGATTGTCCTAAAGCCAAAAGTCACTGCCGAGTTCGAAAGTATTTTACCCAACCTTGCTTCATGGCTACACAGAAGAAAAAAAACTGTAATTTTTCTCTCAAAAGAAAAAGAGCGTTTAACTAAAATTTTTAAAGGCAATTTAAACAACCTAAGCTTCGTTGAAGAAAAAGATCTTCATAACGACACAGACCTGATCATCACGATGGGTGGTGATGGAACGCTGATTGGTGTCAGTAGAAATGTAAAAAAGAATTCTCCGCCAATCTTTGGTGTGAATATGGGCAACCTGGGTTTCATTACTGAATTTTCTAAAGTCGAGTTTTTCGATCAGCTTGAAAATACCATTAAGGGTACTTATAAGCTGACTTCGCTTCCTCTTTACCAAGTTGAAGTGACGAAGAAAAACAAAGTATCTTTTAAGGGAACATTTTTGAACGACCTGGTTATCAACAATAATCAAATCTCACGCATGTTAACTCTTTCTGTTGAATCAGAAGGAGAGCATATTTATAACCTTTCTGGAGATGGTTTAATTATCAGCTCACCGATTGGTTCAACAGCTTACTCTCTAGCTGCTGGCGGGCCGATTATCAGTCCTAGTGTTAATGCCATTACGCTGACTCCAATTTGCGCTCACAGTTTAACTCATAGACCCCTGGTAATTCCTGACAACACTAGTGTATCAATCAAGGCAGCTAAACCTGACGAGATGATTAAACTAACTCTGGATGGGCAGGAAGCGGTCGTCGTTACATCTCAGGACACAATTAAAATTTCAAAAAGAAAAACTCTTCATGTTAAATTAATTAAAAACCCTGAAAGAACATATTTTAGAACACTCAAAGAAAAATTCACACACGGGATGAGGGATACAAAATGA
- a CDS encoding DNA repair protein RecN — MKTNETLYLKSLNLQNFATFENQIIQFDIKFNTIVGETGSGKSLILDALQIIFGGRADKKLIRKNAEFATIEAVFSSNDPVIKKYFHDIGHPFDGDEIVVKRNIFTNESSKSYLNFQSCSASLLAAFAKRFVDLVGQFENQKLLSEDYQLVLLDSYAGLSQDIHDYQALYTQLSNFKKDFSDLMNEKSLRAQREDYIRFQLEELEKLTPSIDDEAELSKKKDLILNVEKRQQTLGALASAISDDETNLLDLLKACLNKAEKSGGIVSEEITAKLYEVKALLEDVSYDLSKDLNATPEDENIEEIIDRLDTYQRLKRKFGGSTEEMIRMFAEFRAELDSFFQVDDKIALISKKISDLENRCQSFAEELHNIRIARAESLSKELTVKVRDLKMNGATLKINVTKNDHLGSKGFSKIDFIAETNPGEGFFKVKDIASGGELSRILLSVRQILSSNDTISVFLFDEIDTGIGGETALSIGKSLQSVAEYSQVLAITHLPQIASFATQIINVSKTTKVIDDQPRTVSIIEQAMGAQRESFIKAMNPEIQ; from the coding sequence ATGAAAACAAATGAAACACTTTATTTGAAATCATTGAACTTGCAGAATTTCGCCACTTTTGAAAACCAAATTATTCAATTCGACATTAAGTTCAATACTATTGTCGGTGAAACTGGTTCGGGGAAAAGTTTAATTTTAGATGCTCTTCAAATCATCTTTGGTGGACGCGCGGATAAGAAACTTATTAGAAAAAATGCTGAGTTCGCAACGATTGAAGCCGTTTTCTCTTCGAACGATCCCGTTATCAAGAAATACTTCCACGATATCGGACATCCTTTTGATGGAGACGAAATTGTTGTTAAGAGAAACATCTTCACAAATGAAAGTTCAAAGTCATATTTAAACTTCCAGTCATGTTCTGCTTCGCTTCTAGCTGCTTTTGCTAAACGCTTCGTGGATCTTGTTGGCCAGTTTGAAAACCAAAAGCTTTTAAGTGAAGACTATCAATTAGTTCTTCTGGATTCATACGCTGGCTTAAGTCAGGACATTCATGACTACCAGGCGCTTTATACGCAACTAAGTAACTTCAAAAAAGATTTCAGCGATCTGATGAATGAAAAAAGTCTTCGAGCTCAAAGAGAAGACTATATCCGCTTCCAACTTGAAGAACTTGAAAAGTTAACTCCAAGTATTGATGACGAAGCTGAGTTATCTAAAAAGAAAGACCTGATCTTAAACGTTGAAAAAAGACAACAAACACTAGGCGCTCTTGCTAGTGCGATCTCTGATGATGAAACCAACCTTCTTGACCTGTTAAAAGCTTGCTTAAACAAAGCAGAGAAAAGTGGTGGAATCGTTTCAGAAGAAATCACAGCAAAGTTATATGAAGTTAAAGCTCTTCTAGAAGACGTTTCATACGATTTATCTAAGGACTTAAACGCAACTCCTGAAGATGAAAATATCGAAGAGATCATTGACCGTTTAGATACTTACCAAAGACTAAAAAGAAAATTTGGTGGATCTACTGAAGAGATGATCAGAATGTTTGCTGAGTTTAGAGCTGAGCTTGATTCATTCTTCCAGGTTGACGACAAGATCGCTCTTATCTCAAAAAAAATCAGCGACCTTGAAAACCGCTGCCAGTCTTTTGCTGAAGAACTTCACAACATTCGTATCGCAAGAGCTGAATCATTGTCTAAGGAGTTAACTGTAAAGGTTCGCGACCTGAAGATGAATGGTGCGACTTTAAAAATTAATGTAACGAAGAATGATCATCTAGGAAGCAAAGGTTTTTCTAAGATCGACTTCATTGCTGAAACAAACCCAGGTGAAGGATTCTTTAAAGTTAAAGATATCGCTTCTGGTGGAGAGCTTTCAAGAATTCTTCTATCTGTAAGACAAATCCTATCGAGCAACGACACAATTTCAGTGTTCTTATTTGATGAGATCGATACAGGAATTGGAGGCGAGACTGCGCTATCTATTGGTAAGTCACTTCAATCCGTTGCTGAATACTCTCAAGTTTTAGCGATTACTCACCTTCCGCAAATTGCTAGTTTCGCTACTCAGATCATTAACGTTTCAAAAACTACGAAAGTTATCGATGATCAACCTAGAACTGTTTCAATTATTGAGCAGGCGATGGGTGCACAAAGAGAAAGCTTTATTAAGGCAATGAATCCAGAAATTCAATAG
- a CDS encoding UDP-2,3-diacylglucosamine diphosphatase yields the protein MKFAAISDVHVKIAGDNAENLLLAFLRNPDVQSSDVIFLLGDIFDLMIGPHTQYFVRFQAYFDEIKKLIKSGKHICYVEGNHDFHIRELYRKFFLVNSELDASLFSMATHFEFFDGGKKIYLAHGDDIELNNPSYKLFKAVVTSPPLRYYANYLMPHFLIKGIGEYSAEKSRKRNNKRYSTEADLTPIKDNFRLSAEVFFKKHPCQMIVLGHSHVKDHYTSASGFEYVNNGYAQHTKTYISIENGDVSFKPV from the coding sequence ATGAAATTTGCAGCCATCTCAGACGTCCATGTAAAAATCGCCGGTGATAACGCCGAAAACTTGCTCTTAGCATTTTTAAGAAATCCTGACGTACAGTCGAGTGATGTTATCTTTCTTCTTGGCGATATATTCGATTTAATGATCGGCCCTCACACACAATACTTCGTAAGATTCCAGGCCTATTTTGATGAAATAAAAAAACTCATTAAAAGTGGGAAACATATCTGCTACGTGGAAGGCAACCATGACTTTCATATCAGGGAACTTTATAGGAAATTCTTTTTAGTTAACTCTGAATTAGATGCATCGCTATTTTCGATGGCCACTCATTTTGAATTCTTTGATGGCGGAAAGAAAATTTATCTCGCTCACGGCGATGATATCGAATTAAATAATCCAAGTTACAAACTTTTCAAAGCTGTCGTGACATCTCCTCCCCTGCGCTACTATGCAAATTATTTAATGCCACATTTTTTAATTAAAGGGATAGGAGAGTATTCGGCCGAGAAGTCTCGTAAAAGAAATAACAAACGTTATTCTACTGAAGCAGATTTAACACCCATTAAAGACAACTTTAGATTATCAGCAGAAGTCTTCTTCAAAAAACACCCCTGCCAAATGATCGTTCTAGGCCATAGTCACGTAAAAGATCACTACACTTCAGCGTCTGGTTTTGAGTATGTAAATAATGGATATGCCCAGCATACAAAAACCTACATCTCCATCGAAAATGGAGACGTAAGTTTTAAACCGGTCTAG